A part of Helicobacter himalayensis genomic DNA contains:
- the pseB gene encoding UDP-N-acetylglucosamine 4,6-dehydratase (inverting), with product MIDNKNILITGGTGSFGKKFIQTILQKHNPKKIVVYSRDELKQYEMAQTFADKRMRFFIGDVRDGKRLEVALNGIDICIHAAALKHVPIAEYNPMECIKTNIDGASNVINAALKNNVRFIIALSTDKAANPINLYGATKLCSDKQFIAANNIKGAQDCKFSVVRYGNVLGSRGSVIPFFKKLIESGADELPITDEKMSRFFITLDSGVEFVLDSLERMHGGEIFVPKIPSMYIKDLARAIAPNAKLKTIGIRPGEKLHEVMIPKDDSRLCVEFESFYTLMPTINFQTPIDYSLTRDNLRGNLVSEEFEYASNTNNQWLDSTQLQKFLKSL from the coding sequence ATAATCGATAATAAAAATATCCTTATCACCGGCGGGACAGGGAGCTTTGGCAAAAAATTTATCCAAACGATTTTGCAAAAGCACAATCCCAAAAAAATAGTCGTTTATAGTCGCGATGAGCTTAAACAATACGAAATGGCACAGACCTTTGCTGATAAGCGTATGCGCTTTTTTATCGGAGATGTGCGCGATGGTAAAAGGCTAGAAGTCGCGCTCAATGGCATTGATATTTGTATCCACGCTGCCGCACTAAAACATGTGCCAATCGCGGAATACAACCCGATGGAGTGTATCAAAACAAATATCGATGGTGCAAGCAATGTCATCAACGCCGCACTAAAAAACAATGTGCGCTTTATCATCGCCCTAAGCACAGACAAAGCCGCAAATCCAATCAATCTCTATGGCGCAACAAAGCTTTGTTCTGATAAGCAGTTTATCGCGGCAAACAACATCAAAGGTGCGCAGGATTGTAAATTTAGCGTGGTGCGCTATGGGAATGTGCTAGGCTCGCGAGGCTCTGTCATTCCGTTTTTTAAAAAGCTTATAGAATCTGGCGCAGATGAGCTTCCAATCACTGATGAAAAAATGAGCAGATTTTTTATCACATTAGATTCTGGCGTGGAGTTTGTGCTAGATTCACTAGAAAGAATGCACGGCGGAGAAATCTTTGTGCCAAAAATCCCAAGTATGTATATCAAAGACTTAGCCCGTGCTATCGCGCCAAACGCAAAGCTCAAAACCATCGGAATCCGCCCGGGAGAAAAGCTACACGAAGTGATGATTCCAAAAGATGATTCTAGGCTGTGTGTGGAATTTGAAAGCTTTTATACACTTATGCCAACAATCAATTTTCAAACACCAATTGATTACTCACTCACGCGCGATAATTTACGCGGGAATCTTGTGAGCGAAGAGTTTGAATACGCGAGCAACACAAACAATCAGTGGTTAGATTCCACACAATTGCAGAAGTTCTTAAAAAGTTTGTGA
- the mrdA gene encoding penicillin-binding protein 2: protein MNIRFRIMIALFALVWLIVIVRLYTVTIINHDYYEKYAQKNATKIDTLTPIRGEILDRNNKLLATNELGFSLSLAPRLKDSVLESQIELITNYFPFLDSQKLLKTYKHANTSYNHSQIMIVDFLTYMQIAHTYTYLKQSPYISIAPAQKRFYPNFSSASHIIGYISKANQKDIEKNPLSLHTKNIGKVGIEAQYNEFLQGEASYRVSQIDSLRKEICLLEEGAPLKQNNLNLSIDLHLQELLDSEFENKEGAVVVMDVENGEILAAGSYPEYNLNDFVDGISIPAWKELLENPHLPLVNKFTSGQYPPGSVIKMAMGLSFLEYTDITENTIIETPCFIELGGRKYRDWKCGHNSADLLKAIRASVDVYFYKLSLKAGINNIASMLHQMGFGEKSGIDLPSESRGVVPTPEWKLKVKGENWVGGDLINTSIGQGYFLATPIQVARYTALIATGKLVTPHFAKAFNDEEKEYEVKEVLSEHESQKLWVLRKGMYQVCNSPDGGTAYWRTRGAKASIACKTGTAQVTGIPQDIKVRLKESEMDYFSRSHAWITAFVPYQKPKYAITILLEHGGGGGNGGPILVSIVNKLVDLGYIK, encoded by the coding sequence ATGAATATTCGATTTAGGATAATGATTGCGCTTTTTGCGCTTGTGTGGCTCATTGTTATCGTGCGCCTTTATACTGTGACAATTATAAACCACGACTATTATGAAAAATACGCGCAAAAAAACGCCACCAAAATCGATACACTCACGCCCATTCGCGGAGAAATTTTAGACAGAAACAACAAGTTACTTGCCACAAATGAGCTAGGATTTTCCCTCTCCCTTGCCCCGCGTTTAAAAGATTCTGTTTTAGAATCTCAAATTGAGCTTATCACAAACTATTTTCCGTTTCTAGATTCTCAAAAATTGCTTAAAACCTACAAGCACGCCAACACCTCTTACAATCACTCACAAATTATGATTGTGGATTTTCTCACTTATATGCAAATTGCACATACTTACACCTATCTCAAGCAAAGCCCTTACATTAGCATAGCACCTGCACAAAAGCGCTTTTATCCAAACTTTTCTTCCGCCTCACATATCATTGGTTATATTTCAAAAGCAAACCAAAAAGATATAGAGAAAAATCCCCTTTCTCTCCATACAAAAAACATCGGAAAAGTCGGCATAGAAGCGCAATATAATGAGTTTTTGCAAGGTGAAGCAAGCTATCGAGTAAGCCAAATAGACTCCTTGCGCAAAGAAATCTGCCTTTTAGAAGAGGGTGCGCCACTAAAGCAAAATAATCTCAACCTTAGCATTGACTTACACTTGCAGGAATTGCTAGATTCTGAATTTGAAAACAAAGAAGGTGCTGTGGTAGTAATGGATGTGGAAAATGGCGAGATTCTCGCGGCTGGAAGTTATCCGGAATACAATCTGAATGATTTTGTCGATGGCATTAGTATCCCTGCGTGGAAAGAATTGCTTGAAAATCCCCACCTCCCACTTGTGAATAAATTTACCTCCGGGCAGTATCCTCCGGGCTCGGTTATCAAAATGGCTATGGGACTAAGCTTTTTGGAATACACAGATATTACAGAAAATACGATTATTGAGACGCCTTGCTTTATCGAGCTTGGCGGGCGTAAATATAGAGATTGGAAATGCGGGCACAATAGCGCGGATTTGCTCAAAGCCATACGCGCTTCTGTTGATGTGTATTTTTACAAACTCTCTTTAAAGGCTGGGATTAATAATATCGCAAGTATGTTGCACCAAATGGGCTTTGGAGAAAAAAGCGGGATTGACCTTCCTAGTGAATCTCGTGGTGTCGTGCCTACACCTGAATGGAAACTTAAGGTAAAGGGTGAAAATTGGGTTGGTGGTGATTTGATTAACACTTCCATTGGGCAGGGATATTTTCTCGCTACACCCATACAAGTGGCGCGCTACACCGCACTTATCGCCACAGGCAAACTTGTAACGCCACATTTTGCAAAGGCATTTAATGACGAAGAAAAAGAATATGAAGTGAAAGAAGTGCTAAGCGAGCACGAATCACAAAAACTTTGGGTGCTAAGAAAAGGTATGTATCAAGTGTGCAATTCCCCAGATGGTGGCACGGCATACTGGCGCACGCGAGGTGCTAAGGCTAGTATTGCGTGTAAAACAGGCACTGCGCAAGTGACAGGAATCCCTCAAGACATCAAAGTGCGTTTAAAAGAATCTGAAATGGATTATTTCTCGCGCTCTCACGCGTGGATTACTGCCTTTGTACCCTATCAAAAACCAAAATATGCTATAACCATTTTGCTAGAACACGGCGGTGGCGGGGGCAATGGCGGACCGATTTTAGTAAGCATTGTCAATAAACTTGTTGATTTAGGCTACATAAAGTAA
- a CDS encoding N-acetyltransferase — protein MYSIQKPTLSDIEEMRALVSVEVERGVILERSIDEMANAIRSYHIARENPSEQNKKGKIIGFCALYVYSSTLGELRSLIVDEKHRGKGIASTLIESVKKEAKELGLNEILVLTYKEKLFQKLGFVIIDKALPNHKIWADCIKCKHFPICDEVALIVKV, from the coding sequence ATGTATAGTATCCAAAAGCCAACGCTTAGCGATATTGAGGAAATGCGCGCGCTTGTGAGCGTGGAGGTGGAACGCGGGGTGATTTTAGAGCGTAGCATTGATGAGATGGCAAATGCTATCCGCTCTTATCATATCGCGCGTGAGAATCCAAGCGAGCAAAACAAAAAAGGCAAAATCATCGGATTCTGTGCGCTATATGTATATTCTAGCACTTTGGGGGAGTTGCGTTCTTTAATCGTAGATGAGAAGCACCGAGGCAAAGGCATCGCAAGCACACTTATAGAATCTGTCAAAAAAGAAGCGAAAGAACTTGGTTTAAACGAAATATTAGTGCTAACCTACAAAGAAAAATTATTTCAAAAGCTTGGTTTTGTTATAATAGACAAAGCATTACCAAATCATAAAATATGGGCGGATTGTATCAAATGCAAACATTTTCCAATATGCGACGAGGTGGCTCTTATAGTCAAAGTTTAA
- the yihA gene encoding ribosome biogenesis GTP-binding protein YihA/YsxC — protein MQVLSINPHFLLSAQNITQAPSPLHSEIAFLGRSNVGKSSFLNLLLGANLAKSSSTPGKTQFINFFSTRWEIRESPTNTQATQELVFIDLPGFGYAKVSKSLQEKWQRDLVEFLQRRNSIKLFVFLRDSRHVDLAKDDAVLEFLQGIKRGDQEILNIFTKADKLNKSALNTLKSQGAILSSINPPKKIQHKISSVSMLRFMIFQKVLGKMPPSNQQQEENDV, from the coding sequence ATGCAAGTTTTATCCATAAATCCCCATTTTTTGCTAAGTGCGCAAAATATCACACAAGCCCCAAGCCCCTTGCATTCTGAAATCGCCTTTTTAGGACGCAGTAATGTTGGAAAATCTAGCTTTCTTAATCTCCTTTTAGGCGCAAATCTTGCCAAAAGCTCAAGCACACCGGGCAAAACGCAATTCATCAACTTTTTTTCCACACGTTGGGAAATACGAGAATCCCCCACAAATACGCAAGCCACACAAGAACTTGTATTCATCGATTTACCCGGATTTGGCTATGCAAAAGTAAGTAAAAGCTTGCAGGAAAAATGGCAGAGAGATTTGGTAGAATTTTTGCAAAGGCGCAATAGTATTAAGCTTTTTGTCTTTTTACGCGATAGCAGGCACGTGGATTTAGCCAAAGATGACGCGGTGCTAGAATTTTTGCAAGGTATAAAAAGGGGTGACCAAGAGATTTTGAACATTTTTACAAAAGCCGATAAGCTAAACAAAAGCGCGCTAAATACGCTTAAATCGCAAGGTGCGATACTCTCTAGCATTAATCCACCCAAAAAAATCCAGCATAAAATTTCTAGTGTTTCTATGTTGCGGTTTATGATTTTTCAAAAAGTTTTAGGCAAAATGCCGCCTTCAAACCAACAACAAGAGGAAAACGATGTATAG
- the rnhA gene encoding ribonuclease HI yields MKSVTLYCDGSALGNPGAGGWCGILEYKGTKKVLSGGVAHTTNNRMELLAVIQSLKALKEPCKIELYSDSKYVCEGINTWLKNWVAKDFVKVKNPDLWREYLQVSKGHFVSAHWIKGHSGIPLNEECDTIAKSQAQKFLS; encoded by the coding sequence ATGAAATCAGTCACTCTCTATTGTGATGGCTCCGCACTTGGGAATCCGGGTGCTGGTGGCTGGTGTGGAATCTTAGAATACAAAGGCACAAAAAAAGTGCTAAGCGGTGGCGTTGCGCACACGACAAACAACAGAATGGAACTTTTAGCCGTTATACAATCCTTAAAAGCACTCAAAGAACCTTGCAAAATAGAACTTTATAGCGACTCAAAATATGTGTGCGAGGGGATTAACACTTGGTTAAAAAATTGGGTGGCAAAAGACTTTGTAAAGGTTAAAAATCCCGATTTGTGGCGCGAGTATTTGCAGGTAAGCAAAGGGCATTTTGTAAGCGCACATTGGATTAAAGGACATTCGGGAATCCCGCTTAATGAAGAATGCGACACAATAGCAAAATCTCAAGCGCAAAAGTTCCTCTCCTAA
- a CDS encoding tetratricopeptide repeat protein, protein MLWYKDPLFGVVILFVIIASVGILDFLRSKIREKKRLGAIENLKKSYDYLGVKDGVEEFLKLSMNPIPTLEFIAQAYIQSGNIQEAIKIYGSIVDNLEDSKEKARILYALGIAYFQAGFLQRAKNIFLEIIKNYPRNKEVLSYLLKTYENLGLYKDALETLGCIEEICNQSQIRDEKYLQEIAKNYAYLQALNTFYDTTLGYEAKIAKLKNIYSNHPQLQKLILGFYKEINLPLFWEEVLNQKEASNTQNIEKLLDIFWKCTKQEVPLSLLNNPKILEIYRAKGYIESSLPCEKFELESIRVLREFSAFRADLNFEYRCSECKSIFPFESNRCPKCNTLLCFELICKVIEQKDEISHSLL, encoded by the coding sequence ATGCTGTGGTATAAAGACCCGCTTTTTGGCGTTGTCATACTTTTTGTGATTATCGCTAGTGTGGGGATTTTGGATTTTTTGCGTAGCAAAATTCGTGAAAAAAAGCGCCTTGGTGCGATTGAGAATCTCAAAAAATCTTATGATTATTTGGGCGTCAAAGATGGGGTGGAAGAGTTTTTAAAGCTAAGTATGAATCCTATCCCAACGCTTGAATTTATCGCGCAAGCCTATATCCAAAGTGGCAATATACAAGAAGCGATTAAAATTTATGGAAGTATTGTTGATAATTTAGAAGATTCCAAAGAAAAGGCACGGATTCTCTATGCGTTAGGAATTGCATATTTTCAAGCAGGATTCTTACAAAGGGCAAAAAATATCTTTTTAGAAATCATCAAAAACTACCCACGCAACAAGGAAGTTTTAAGCTATTTACTAAAAACTTATGAGAATCTTGGGCTTTACAAAGACGCGCTTGAGACGCTTGGCTGCATTGAAGAGATTTGCAATCAAAGTCAAATCCGCGATGAAAAATATCTGCAAGAAATTGCAAAAAATTACGCCTACTTGCAAGCACTCAATACCTTCTATGACACTACACTAGGCTATGAAGCAAAGATTGCAAAGCTAAAAAACATCTATTCCAACCACCCACAACTTCAAAAGCTCATACTAGGATTCTATAAAGAAATAAACCTTCCATTGTTTTGGGAAGAGGTTTTAAATCAAAAGGAGGCTTCAAACACGCAAAATATCGAGAAGCTACTTGATATTTTTTGGAAATGCACCAAACAAGAAGTCCCGCTAAGCTTACTGAACAATCCAAAAATCTTAGAAATTTATCGCGCAAAAGGATATATTGAATCTAGTCTGCCGTGCGAAAAATTTGAATTAGAAAGCATTAGAGTATTAAGGGAATTTTCAGCCTTTAGAGCGGATTTAAACTTTGAGTATCGTTGCAGCGAATGCAAAAGTATTTTCCCTTTTGAAAGCAATCGCTGTCCTAAATGCAACACCTTGCTTTGCTTTGAGCTTATCTGCAAGGTTATCGAGCAAAAAGATGAAATCAGTCACTCTCTATTGTGA
- a CDS encoding peptidylprolyl isomerase, whose translation MKTAFLFFFLCGAICYAEIIAGVAIRVNSHAITLNEIKSAQKEFKITKEQAIDMLINERLKDDEIQRFKISVDEFKIDDEITRIAQSSGMSKSELISQIAKQGLSYQNYRAEIKKQIQTRELMQKILSSNVSITDENELFAYYTKHKKEFEIPTSVSVMRYSARSDTLLQKAQAAPNKSIDGVEKTQEEIALDALSPQIKQVFVTTPKGEFTPVLNSGDLLISFLILQKNGNTLLSFEQAKAFINSKLLAQKEQDIIKEHFDKMRASAKIVYIRE comes from the coding sequence ATGAAAACAGCTTTTTTGTTTTTTTTTCTGTGCGGGGCGATTTGCTATGCTGAAATTATCGCGGGTGTGGCAATACGCGTAAATAGCCACGCCATCACGCTCAATGAAATCAAATCCGCGCAAAAAGAGTTTAAAATCACCAAAGAACAAGCTATTGATATGCTTATTAATGAGCGTTTGAAAGATGATGAAATCCAACGCTTTAAAATTAGCGTTGATGAATTTAAAATCGATGATGAAATCACAAGAATCGCCCAAAGTAGCGGCATGAGTAAAAGCGAGCTTATTTCACAAATCGCAAAACAAGGCTTAAGCTACCAAAACTATCGCGCAGAAATCAAAAAACAAATCCAAACGCGCGAGCTCATGCAGAAGATTCTCTCATCAAATGTAAGTATCACTGATGAAAATGAGCTTTTTGCCTACTACACAAAGCACAAAAAAGAATTTGAAATCCCAACAAGCGTAAGTGTGATGCGTTATAGCGCAAGGAGTGATACACTTTTGCAAAAAGCACAAGCAGCACCAAATAAATCCATCGATGGCGTGGAAAAAACACAAGAAGAAATCGCACTAGATGCGCTAAGCCCGCAAATCAAGCAAGTTTTTGTTACCACGCCAAAGGGTGAATTTACGCCTGTGCTTAATTCTGGTGACCTCCTCATAAGCTTTCTTATTTTGCAAAAAAATGGCAATACGCTTTTAAGTTTTGAGCAGGCAAAAGCGTTTATAAACTCTAAATTACTCGCGCAAAAAGAGCAAGACATCATCAAAGAGCATTTTGACAAAATGCGCGCAAGTGCAAAAATCGTATATATACGAGAATAG